In Melospiza georgiana isolate bMelGeo1 chromosome 15, bMelGeo1.pri, whole genome shotgun sequence, one genomic interval encodes:
- the PHYKPL gene encoding 5-phosphohydroxy-L-lysine phospho-lyase: protein MRAVQPRSRQQTLALRRQLVGSSCKLFFPHDPVKITKAKGQYMYDENGRQYLDCINNVAHVGHCHPDVVKAAHEQNQLLNTNSRYLHDNMVDYAERLSKTLPEKLCIFYFLNSGSEANDLALRLARQYTKHQDVIVLDHAYHGHLTSLIDISPYKFRNLEGQKEWVHVAPVPDTYRGLYREDHEDPVTAYADEVKNIIEHAQKRGRKIAAFFVESLPSVGGQIIPPAGYFQKVAEHVHKAGGVFIADEIQVGFGRVGKHFWAFQLQGEDFIPDIVTMGKPIGNGHPLACVATTKEIAEAFAATGVEYFNTFGGNPVSCAIGLAVLDVIEKEHLQAHATEVGSFLMKTLKEQQIKHPIIGDVRGCGLFIGVDLIKDQAERTPATAEAEELITRLKEKYILLSTDGPGRNVLKFKPPMCFNMEDAKFVVETIDKILTDMEKECLSQKKTTVCST from the exons CTCTTCCTGCAAGCTGTTTTTTCCTCATGATCCAGTGAAGATCACGAAGGCCAAGGGCCAGTATATGTATGATGAGAATGGGAGACAGTACCTTGACTGCATAAACAACGTGGCTCATG TTGGACACTGTCACCCTGATGTAGTAAAGGCAGCCCATGAACAGAATCAGTTGTTAAATACAAATTCTCGTTACCTTCATGACAACATGGTTGATTATGCAGAGAGACTTTCAAAAACACTACCTGAGAAATTATGCATCTTCTATTTTTTGAATTCTGG GTCTGAAGCCAACGACCTTGCCCTGAGACTGGCACGGCAGTACACAAAACACCAGGATGTGATTGTTTTAGACCA TGCTTACCATGGACATCTGACATCTTTGATTGACATAAGCCCATATAAATTCAGAAATCTAGAAGGACAAAAGGAATGGGTCCACGTG GCTCCTGTTCCAGACACATACAGAGGACTTTATAGAGAAGACCATGAAGATCCAGTAACAGCCTATGCTGATGaagtaaaaaatattattgagCATGCACAGAAGAGAGGCAGAAAG ATTGCTGCATTTTTTGTTGAATCTCTACCAAGTGTTGGTGGTCAAATCATTCCCCCAGCAGGATATTTTCAGAAGGTTGCAGA GCATGTGCACAAGGCAGGAGGTGTATTTATTGCTGATGAAATTCAAGTTGGCTTTGGCAGGGTTGGCAAGCACTTCTGGGCATTCCAGCTTCAGGGAGAGGATTTTATACCTGATATTGTCACTATGGGGAAGCCAATAGGAAATGGGCACCCACTTGCTTGTGtagcaacaacaaaagaaattgCAGAAGCTTTTGCAGCCACAGGAGTGGAGTATTTTAATACA TTTGGTGGGAACCCTGTTTCATGTGCCATTGGATTAGCTGTGTTGGATGTAATTGAGAAGGAACACCTTCAGGCTCATGCCACAGAGGTAGGCAGCTTCTTGATGAAGACACTCAAGGAGCAGCAAATCAAGCATCCCATCATTGGTGATGTCAG AGGTTGTGGCTTATTCATTGGAGTGGACTTAATCAAGGACCAAGCAGAAAGGACTCCAGCCACAGCAGAAGCAGAGGAACTAATAACAAG ActtaaggaaaaatatattctacTGAGTACAGATGGGCCAGgaagaaatgtgctgaaattCAAGCCCCCGATGTGTTTTAATATGGAGGATGCAAAATTTGTTGTGGAGACAATTGACAAAATACTAACAG